Proteins co-encoded in one Setaria viridis chromosome 9, Setaria_viridis_v4.0, whole genome shotgun sequence genomic window:
- the LOC117841011 gene encoding protein NRT1/ PTR FAMILY 8.3, which yields MGTADEETPLVVHLQPPPQVVASEYAGDGSVDINKQPALKRSTGKWRACYLILGVEFCESMAFTAISTNLVTYLTTVLHETKVDAARNVSAWLGACFLSPLLGAFIADTYWGRYWTIVVSAPVYIIAMLVLIASASLPVFSASSYHDVRSAVAYLGLYLLAISNGGLKPCVSTFGADQFDINDRAELSQKGSFFNWYFFLTTTSCLLSGTVIVWLEDNVGWAVGYVVPAVLMLFFFVVFIAGSRIYRFRGMEASPLTSIFQVVVAAVRKWHLQLPDDSSLLYEPTSSPSTAEASQKNKHSNRFRFFDKAAIAPSDNESVVHMSSWRLCTVSQVEDLKMLLSMSPTWGLFVIYFSVSALMQPTMVEQGMFMDNHVGSFAIPPASMPTVSVCSFLIWIPIYETILIPLARRFTGKEKGISQSQRLGIGQALSTLTMVLAALLETRRLAIAEANGLKHQDVPVPMSILWQVPIYLAHGATAVFGGIGLTEFFYDEAPVTMRSLCAALGQLATAAGSYFSSLVLSTVAVATTRGGEPGWIPDNLNEGHLDYFFWMMAALSLLNLALFVGYSMRRKGR from the exons AGCACAGGGAAATGGAGGGCATGCTATCTCATCTTAG GTGTTGAATTCTGCGAAAGCATGGCGTTCACGGCAATCTCGACGAATTTAGTGACCTATCTCACCACTGTGCTCCACGAAACAAAGGTCGATGCGGCAAGAAATGTCTCCGCCTGGCTCGGAGCTTGTTTCCTCTCACCACTTCTTGGGGCTTTCATTGCGGACACTTACTGGGGAAGATACTGGACCATTGTTGTATCCGCCCCGGTCTACATCATC GCAATGCTCGTTCTGATAGCTTCAGCATCACTCCCAGTGTTCTCGGCGTCCTCCTACCATGATGTTCGTAGTGCGGTGGCATACCTTGGACTCTACCTTCTTGCCATTTCGAATGGTGGTCTCAAGCCCTGCGTTTCAACCTTCGGGGCTGACCAGTTTGACATCAATGACCGGGCGGAGCTGTCCCAGAAGGGCTCCTTCTTCAACTGGTACTTTTTCTTGACCACCACCAGCTGCCTTCTGTCTGGCACAGTGATTGTTTGGCTGGAGGACAATGTTGGGTGGGCGGTCGGCTACGTCGTCCCAGCAGTGCTCATGCTCTTTTTCTTCGTGGTATTTATCGCCGGCTCGAggatatatagatttaggggaaTGGAAGCAAGCCCCCTTACAAGCATTTTCCAAGTGGTTGTTGCTGCTGTCAGGAAGTGGCATTTGCAATTGCCGGATGACAGCTCGCTTCTGTATGAGCCTACCAGTTCGCCTTCTACAGCTGAAGCAAGTCAAAAGAACAAGCATTCCAATCGGTTCAG GTTCTTTGACAAGGCTGCCATTGCCCCATCAGACAATGAATCCGTGGTGCATATGAGCTCATGGAGACTCTGCACAGTGTCACAAGTTGAGGATCTGAAGATGCTGCTTTCGATGTCCCCTACCTGGGGGTTATTTGTGATATATTTTTCAGTCTCCGCTCTGATGCAACCGACAATGGTTGAGCAAGGCATGTTCATGGATAACCATGTTGGCTCGTTTGCCATCCCACCTGCATCCATGCCCACTGTTAGTGTGTGCAGCTTCCTCATCTGGATTCCCATATATGAAACCATCTTAATACCATTAGCGCGTCGCTTCACCGGCAAAGAGAAAGGCATCTCCCAGTCGCAGCGCCTTGGAATTGGCCAAGCTCTGTCCACACTAACCATGGTGCTTGCTGCATTGTTGGAGACAAGGAGGCTGGCGATCGCGGAAGCCAACGGCCTGAAACATCAGGATGTGCCCGTGCCAATGAGCATCTTGTGGCAGGTGCCAATTTACTTGGCGCATGGTGCAACTGCGGTCTTTGGTGGCATTGGCTTGACAGAGTTCTTCTACGACGAAGCCCCAGTGACCATGAGGAGCCTGTGCGCAGCGCTCGGGCAGCTCGCGACTGCTGCCGGGTCTTACTTTAGCTCACTCGTGCTCAGCACTGTTGCAGTGGCCACAACACGCGGCGGCGAACCCGGGTGGATTCCAGACAACCTGAATGAAGGCCATCTCGACTATTTCTTCTGGATGATGGCCGCTCTTAGCTTGCTGAATTTGGCTCTGTTTGTGGGTTACTCAATGAGGCGTAAAGGAAGATAA